A window from Nitrosopumilus sp. encodes these proteins:
- a CDS encoding PEFG-CTERM sorting domain-containing protein, with product MNSRTSFALLAILTAVGTLTISTAYAAEDLPQACVGCSMEDARVTANEMLLRDIPISVWADKKEYNRGDMIMVKGQVANTSGFPVTVTVVSPTNVISAIDQLVVAKDGSFMTTINTTGPLWKYDGTYTIKVNYGNSEKSNRVKVEMTGGVVTGPTPSNQCKMNELAIIGNCVPYSITGGVVTGATVNTNENSIVISINAKEDGQLTITPSKTVLDGIFMVLVDGEESNDEEIVGNKVTVMFPAGTEKIEIIGTYVIPEFGAIAAMILAVAIITTIAISARSRLSIIPRY from the coding sequence ATGAACAGCCGTACGTCGTTCGCGCTACTAGCCATTTTGACTGCAGTCGGTACCTTAACTATATCAACAGCATATGCCGCAGAAGATCTTCCTCAAGCATGTGTAGGATGTTCCATGGAAGATGCTAGAGTAACAGCCAATGAGATGTTACTTAGAGATATTCCAATATCAGTATGGGCAGATAAAAAAGAGTATAATCGAGGTGATATGATTATGGTAAAAGGCCAAGTAGCAAATACTTCTGGATTTCCAGTAACAGTAACTGTTGTTAGTCCAACAAATGTTATTTCTGCAATTGATCAACTTGTTGTAGCAAAAGATGGAAGTTTTATGACTACAATAAACACAACAGGTCCATTGTGGAAGTATGACGGTACCTACACCATTAAAGTAAACTATGGCAATTCTGAAAAAAGTAACAGAGTCAAAGTTGAAATGACTGGTGGAGTTGTAACAGGTCCAACACCAAGTAACCAATGCAAAATGAATGAACTTGCCATAATTGGTAATTGTGTACCATATAGCATAACTGGTGGAGTGGTAACTGGTGCAACTGTCAATACTAATGAAAACTCAATTGTCATTAGCATCAACGCTAAAGAAGATGGACAATTAACCATCACCCCATCAAAAACAGTTCTAGACGGTATCTTCATGGTATTAGTTGATGGAGAAGAATCAAATGATGAGGAAATTGTTGGAAACAAAGTAACAGTAATGTTCCCAGCTGGCACTGAGAAAATTGAAATAATTGGTACCTATGTGATTCCAGAATTTGGTGCAATTGCAGCCATGATTCTAGCAGTGGCAATTATAACAACAATTGCAATATCTGCAAGATCAAGACTTAGTATTATACCAAGATACTAA
- a CDS encoding B12-binding domain-containing radical SAM protein has translation MAGKRIVLTADRSLMTNYRGNFLYGFIACGPYEVLPEWVFDKVFCPSVETDPVTGEVKVAQVGLRRIESSLIQGGYKREDVFLAHPEMLQKSIGPDTKVVGINVMDPLGMAPVTTTMSPEKLSYVAMKFKKMCASIIQLKKKYDFKVVVGGNGAWELAKSDRMKIHGIDTVVVGEADELAVDLFQDLEKNDAPEMMHCFVRNLENIPIIEGPTINSLIEAMRGCGRGCDFCDVNKRSKKDLPLERLQHEAKINLDYGFDSIWLHSDEMLLYGCDNRDFVPNRDAIVDLWKGLKGLGANFIGTTHMTFSAVAADPTLMQQISHINEQDKTGRWLATNLGIETVAPAMVKKHLGVKTKPFAPEEWGSVVREGAKILNENHWFPAATIIIGWPDETPDDIQYTIDMMSDFREMDFRGLVAPLLYQDFSEKNSMHFGNLNEAQFTLFWKCWENNLRVINDIIPIILRNKTYGPPMKVFMYGILKAGTWAIMRYLRGLCKDLFNGRTPDEIIDKYARSRSVSAPKIQTKKL, from the coding sequence TTGGCTGGGAAACGTATTGTACTTACTGCGGATCGTAGTTTGATGACAAATTATAGAGGGAATTTTCTTTATGGATTTATTGCGTGTGGACCATATGAGGTCCTTCCAGAATGGGTTTTTGATAAAGTATTTTGTCCTTCTGTAGAAACAGATCCAGTTACAGGTGAAGTTAAGGTTGCTCAAGTAGGATTAAGAAGAATTGAGAGTTCATTAATTCAAGGAGGATACAAAAGAGAGGATGTATTTCTTGCACATCCTGAAATGTTACAGAAATCAATTGGTCCAGATACTAAAGTTGTCGGAATTAATGTAATGGACCCATTAGGAATGGCGCCAGTTACAACAACAATGTCTCCTGAAAAATTGTCATATGTTGCAATGAAATTCAAGAAAATGTGTGCAAGCATAATTCAACTCAAAAAGAAATATGATTTCAAAGTAGTAGTTGGAGGCAATGGCGCATGGGAGCTAGCTAAATCTGATAGGATGAAAATACATGGAATTGATACAGTTGTTGTTGGTGAGGCCGACGAGTTAGCTGTTGATTTGTTCCAAGATCTAGAAAAAAATGATGCTCCAGAAATGATGCATTGTTTTGTGAGAAATCTTGAGAACATACCAATAATTGAAGGTCCAACAATTAATTCACTAATTGAAGCAATGAGAGGCTGTGGTAGAGGTTGCGATTTTTGTGATGTAAACAAAAGATCAAAGAAGGATCTTCCACTAGAGAGATTACAACATGAAGCAAAAATTAATTTAGATTACGGATTTGATTCAATTTGGTTACATTCAGATGAAATGTTACTTTATGGATGTGACAATAGAGACTTTGTTCCAAACAGAGATGCAATAGTAGATTTATGGAAAGGACTCAAAGGTCTAGGAGCTAATTTTATTGGAACAACGCACATGACATTTTCAGCAGTAGCTGCTGATCCTACGTTGATGCAACAAATTTCACATATCAATGAGCAAGATAAGACAGGAAGATGGCTAGCAACTAATTTAGGAATTGAAACAGTTGCGCCGGCAATGGTAAAAAAACACCTAGGTGTAAAAACAAAACCATTTGCACCTGAAGAATGGGGAAGTGTCGTAAGAGAAGGTGCAAAGATTCTAAATGAGAATCACTGGTTCCCTGCTGCAACAATCATTATTGGTTGGCCAGATGAAACGCCAGATGATATTCAATATACTATTGATATGATGAGCGATTTCAGAGAGATGGATTTCAGAGGTCTAGTTGCACCATTACTTTATCAAGACTTTAGCGAGAAAAACTCAATGCACTTTGGAAACCTAAATGAGGCACAATTTACATTATTTTGGAAATGTTGGGAGAACAATTTACGCGTGATCAATGACATCATTCCAATTATTCTCAGAAACAAAACATATGGACCACCAATGAAAGTATTCATGTATGGAATTCTTAAAGCAGGTACTTGGGCAATTATGAGATACCTACGAGGACTATGTAAGGATCTCTTCAATGGAAGAACACCTGATGAGATTATTGATAAATATGCAAGAAGTAGATCAGTATCTGCACCAAAAATTCAAACAAAGAAATTATAG
- a CDS encoding PEFG-CTERM sorting domain-containing protein: MLISIGTAFAQESLISVQTDDNNYDEGDIILISGKISTIVGVTPVTLQLFSQGNLIDIAQITVAQDGSYSHTIIAEGPLWKKEGTYIVRVLYGDGNSAETEFDYSPSSSAIGATTNFEVDAGSHGTFDVKYTIKGGTVKNMIVDANIFALIVQIDTIDDGVITLELPREFIDAVKQDGKDEKFIILIDGMEVSYEEQPITTLEFRTITINFEEDDSDIEIIGTYAIPEFSSIVMMILIVGIMITILATKNRLQITKF; encoded by the coding sequence ATGTTGATTTCAATTGGAACTGCGTTTGCACAAGAGTCACTAATTTCAGTTCAAACTGATGACAACAATTATGATGAAGGAGATATAATTTTAATCTCTGGAAAAATATCTACAATCGTAGGTGTTACACCTGTAACATTACAATTGTTTTCTCAGGGTAATTTAATAGACATAGCACAGATAACAGTAGCACAAGATGGAAGCTATTCTCATACAATAATTGCAGAAGGTCCATTGTGGAAAAAAGAAGGAACATATATAGTCAGAGTTTTATACGGAGATGGAAATTCTGCAGAAACTGAATTTGATTATTCTCCAAGTTCAAGTGCAATTGGGGCAACAACCAATTTCGAAGTAGATGCTGGAAGTCATGGTACATTTGATGTAAAATACACAATCAAAGGAGGAACAGTCAAGAACATGATAGTAGATGCAAATATTTTTGCATTAATAGTACAAATAGATACAATAGATGATGGGGTAATCACACTGGAATTACCCAGAGAATTCATAGATGCTGTAAAACAAGATGGTAAAGATGAAAAATTTATCATTCTAATTGATGGAATGGAAGTGTCTTATGAAGAACAACCTATAACGACTTTAGAATTTAGAACAATCACAATTAACTTCGAAGAAGACGATTCAGACATCGAGATTATTGGAACCTATGCGATTCCAGAATTTAGTTCCATAGTAATGATGATTTTAATTGTCGGGATTATGATAACAATTCTAGCCACTAAAAATAGACTCCAAATTACTAAGTTTTAG
- the larC gene encoding nickel pincer cofactor biosynthesis protein LarC — translation MVLVIDPQIAGISGDMLLCSLVDLGANKNRILDGIKQAEKFLAGSSIMKINFQKIQKHGIDSIQLILEINEDVHERKGLEIKKAINDSTQAIGLSEKAKLFAESCIDTLISSESKIHGIPEDSVHFHESSSIDTLVDIVGIAIALDDLALFDHKIVCLPVSVGGGSVTFSHGTMSNPASAILEIFKNSNLIIKGNNANEELTTPTGACILVNLAITPVDYYPQMKINSIGYGAGQKNFETFSNVLKIVLGSENNFEIDTVKILETNVDDVSGEILGNLIETMMEKGARDVSIYTGISKKGRPTNLISVICTEENVDKIIDILVMETGTLGIRVLDSNRFIIPRKIYDVSIILDGQSFQVRYKQFSYKQKTNFKIEFDDLKRISSILDKSIKETELLLRKEIEKLENSNDSS, via the coding sequence ATGGTGCTCGTAATAGATCCGCAGATCGCTGGTATCTCTGGAGATATGCTACTTTGTAGCCTAGTAGATTTAGGTGCTAACAAAAATAGAATACTTGATGGAATTAAACAGGCCGAAAAATTTCTTGCTGGTTCTTCTATAATGAAAATTAATTTTCAAAAAATTCAGAAACATGGAATTGACTCTATTCAACTAATTTTAGAAATTAACGAAGATGTTCATGAAAGAAAAGGTTTGGAAATCAAAAAAGCAATTAATGATTCTACACAAGCCATTGGACTTTCTGAAAAAGCAAAATTGTTTGCAGAATCTTGTATTGATACACTTATTTCTTCAGAATCAAAAATTCATGGGATTCCTGAAGACTCGGTTCATTTTCATGAATCTTCTAGCATTGATACTCTTGTAGATATTGTTGGTATTGCAATTGCATTAGATGATTTGGCATTATTTGATCACAAAATAGTTTGTCTTCCAGTATCTGTGGGTGGTGGCTCTGTAACATTTTCGCATGGTACAATGTCTAATCCGGCAAGTGCTATTCTTGAAATTTTTAAAAACTCAAATTTAATTATAAAAGGAAACAATGCAAATGAAGAATTAACCACACCTACAGGTGCTTGTATTTTGGTAAACTTAGCCATAACACCTGTTGATTATTATCCTCAAATGAAGATTAACTCAATTGGTTATGGCGCAGGCCAGAAAAATTTTGAAACTTTTTCAAATGTGCTTAAAATTGTTTTAGGCTCTGAAAATAATTTTGAAATCGATACTGTAAAAATTCTTGAAACAAATGTAGATGATGTTTCAGGAGAAATTCTAGGAAATTTAATTGAAACAATGATGGAAAAAGGAGCAAGAGATGTTTCAATTTATACTGGAATCTCTAAAAAAGGAAGACCTACTAACCTTATTTCTGTAATCTGCACTGAGGAAAATGTTGATAAAATTATTGATATCTTAGTGATGGAAACTGGCACTTTGGGAATAAGGGTTTTAGATTCTAACCGCTTTATTATTCCTAGAAAAATCTATGATGTTTCTATAATTTTAGATGGACAATCTTTTCAGGTGCGTTATAAACAATTTTCATATAAACAAAAAACTAATTTTAAAATAGAATTTGATGATTTAAAAAGAATATCTAGTATTTTGGATAAATCTATCAAAGAAACAGAATTATTATTAAGAAAAGAGATTGAAAAATTGGAGAATTCTAATGACTCATCTTAA
- a CDS encoding malate dehydrogenase, translating into MITIIGSGKVGGDAALFSALKRLDDQILLLDVAKGLPQGEAMDINHMLSEQGIDVEVKGSNNFEDMKGSNVVVVVAGSGRKPGMTRMDLLKINATIVKSVVENIKKYADNSMIIPVTNPLDPMAYITYKVSGFDRSRIFGMGGMLDLSRFRQFIHEATGHSRDSIRALVIGEHGENMLPLPRFSSVSGIPLSSFLPKEKLDELVQNTKQVAAKVIELKGATVHAPGNAISAMIESVVRDRKQVIPVATYLDGEYGHSDVTIGVPAIIGKKGVEKIIELDLNNEERQAFDRAVKNVKDAISGIEI; encoded by the coding sequence ATGATCACAATTATTGGTTCTGGAAAAGTAGGTGGAGATGCAGCATTATTCTCAGCGTTAAAGAGGTTAGATGATCAAATACTGTTGCTAGATGTTGCTAAAGGACTTCCACAAGGAGAGGCAATGGATATCAACCATATGCTATCAGAACAAGGAATTGATGTAGAGGTAAAGGGTTCTAATAATTTTGAAGATATGAAAGGTTCAAACGTTGTAGTAGTAGTTGCAGGCTCTGGAAGAAAACCAGGGATGACAAGAATGGATCTCTTAAAAATTAATGCAACAATTGTAAAAAGTGTAGTTGAAAATATCAAAAAATATGCAGACAATTCTATGATCATTCCAGTTACAAATCCACTAGATCCAATGGCATACATCACATACAAAGTGTCAGGATTTGACAGAAGTAGAATTTTTGGAATGGGTGGAATGCTTGATTTATCAAGATTTAGACAATTTATTCATGAGGCAACAGGCCATTCTCGTGATTCCATTAGAGCACTAGTAATTGGAGAACATGGCGAAAACATGTTGCCATTGCCAAGGTTTTCATCCGTATCAGGAATCCCATTATCATCATTTCTTCCAAAAGAGAAATTAGATGAGTTGGTTCAAAACACAAAACAAGTTGCAGCAAAAGTCATAGAATTGAAAGGTGCAACAGTTCACGCACCAGGAAATGCAATCTCTGCAATGATTGAATCAGTGGTAAGAGATAGAAAACAAGTAATTCCAGTTGCAACATATCTTGACGGCGAATATGGTCATTCAGATGTAACAATCGGAGTTCCGGCAATTATTGGAAAGAAAGGAGTAGAAAAGATCATTGAGCTAGACCTAAATAATGAAGAAAGACAAGCATTTGATCGAGCCGTTAAGAATGTCAAAGACGCAATCTCGGGTATTGAGATCTAA
- a CDS encoding EB domain-containing protein, whose product MKMRLMGLLAFILLSTTILSYGMSGVAFADSHNIPPLSVTTDTKIYANGSTVVVTGKIRDYDSSTDSGKAITFILKSPENNLVTIGQFTPKSDGTFERTFIAGGPLWKINGDYTLELHFGSNEAETTINYVGGEAVISKPKPPVVTEPPVPVTCPSNQELINGKCIDKEPPAPVTCTPDQDLINGKCIDKEPPVIQEPICGAGTELVNGVCQVIQTEKPDTGGCLIATAAYGTELAPQVQFLREVRDNTVLSTASGAAFMSGFNSIYYSFAPSIADMERENPLFQEAVRAFITPMISTLSIMALADEGSEVEVLGLGISVIALNLGMYIAAPALIGIKVHNHIKSRK is encoded by the coding sequence TTGAAAATGAGATTAATGGGGTTACTTGCATTCATATTATTATCTACAACAATTTTATCTTATGGCATGAGCGGTGTTGCATTTGCAGACAGTCATAATATTCCACCGCTTTCAGTAACTACTGATACAAAAATATATGCAAATGGTAGCACTGTAGTTGTTACTGGAAAAATCCGAGATTATGATTCATCAACTGATTCTGGAAAAGCAATTACTTTCATTTTAAAATCCCCTGAGAATAATCTTGTAACAATTGGACAATTTACCCCAAAGTCTGATGGTACTTTTGAGCGCACATTCATTGCAGGTGGACCACTATGGAAAATAAATGGTGATTATACACTTGAATTACATTTTGGCTCAAATGAGGCTGAAACTACAATAAATTATGTTGGTGGAGAAGCAGTTATCTCTAAACCAAAACCACCAGTAGTAACTGAACCACCAGTACCCGTAACATGTCCTTCTAACCAAGAATTGATAAATGGTAAATGTATTGATAAAGAACCACCAGCACCAGTAACATGTACTCCTGATCAAGACTTGATAAATGGTAAATGTATTGATAAAGAACCACCAGTTATTCAAGAACCAATATGTGGCGCTGGTACTGAATTAGTAAATGGTGTTTGCCAAGTGATTCAAACTGAAAAACCTGATACAGGTGGATGTTTAATTGCAACAGCAGCATATGGAACTGAGTTAGCACCACAAGTACAATTCCTCAGAGAGGTTAGAGATAACACTGTACTTAGCACTGCTTCTGGTGCAGCATTCATGAGTGGATTTAATTCAATATACTACTCATTTGCCCCATCAATAGCTGATATGGAAAGAGAAAACCCATTGTTCCAAGAGGCAGTTAGAGCATTTATCACTCCAATGATTTCAACATTATCTATAATGGCTTTAGCTGATGAAGGTTCAGAAGTTGAAGTGTTAGGATTGGGAATCTCTGTAATTGCTCTTAATTTGGGAATGTACATTGCAGCACCTGCATTAATTGGAATCAAAGTTCATAATCATATCAAGTCCAGAAAATAA
- a CDS encoding cysteine desulfurase: MIYLDNAASTQIHEDVLNSMLPYLKEQYGNPSSIHRYGRLARKAVEKARKQIASLINADPSEILLTSGGTESNNAALAGLSMKNTSCQIITSSIEHDAILEPCKKLSQNGIDVVYLPVDKFGMVSISDLKNQLSDKTCLVSIMFGNNEVGTIQPIQEIAKFCNERKIPFHTDAVQAIGKIPIDVKEYGIDLLSMSSHKLNGPKGIGALYIKNGINIVPAILGGGQERGLRSGTENVANIVGFGKACEIAKNNLDANTSYVKELRDLLVRRILDEIPVTTLNGNPQLRLPNNAHFTFLGINGEDLIIKLDEHGIAASTGSACSVNTQRASHVLQAMGFSHEQITGSLRLTVGIFNNKNEIDETVNILKKIVEELRSFSPFKEKYSFVSKT; this comes from the coding sequence TTGATCTACTTAGATAATGCTGCATCCACTCAAATTCATGAAGATGTTCTAAATTCAATGCTTCCATATCTTAAGGAGCAATATGGAAACCCATCTTCGATTCATCGATATGGTAGATTAGCTCGCAAAGCTGTTGAAAAAGCAAGAAAACAAATTGCATCATTAATCAACGCCGATCCTTCTGAGATTTTGCTTACTTCTGGTGGTACTGAATCTAACAATGCTGCTCTGGCAGGACTATCTATGAAAAACACATCATGTCAAATTATTACATCGTCAATTGAACATGACGCAATACTAGAACCTTGTAAAAAATTATCTCAAAATGGAATAGATGTAGTTTATCTGCCAGTTGATAAATTTGGTATGGTTTCTATATCTGATTTGAAAAATCAACTATCTGATAAAACATGTTTAGTCTCTATCATGTTTGGAAATAACGAGGTTGGTACAATCCAGCCAATTCAAGAAATTGCTAAATTTTGTAATGAAAGAAAGATTCCATTTCACACTGATGCTGTACAAGCAATTGGTAAAATCCCAATTGATGTTAAAGAATATGGTATTGATTTATTGTCAATGTCTTCTCATAAACTTAATGGACCAAAAGGGATTGGTGCATTATACATAAAAAATGGCATCAATATTGTTCCTGCTATTTTAGGTGGAGGGCAAGAACGTGGTTTACGTTCAGGTACTGAAAATGTTGCAAATATTGTTGGATTTGGTAAGGCATGCGAAATTGCAAAAAATAATTTAGATGCTAACACGTCTTATGTGAAAGAACTTCGAGACCTTCTTGTTAGGAGAATATTAGATGAAATTCCAGTAACAACTTTGAATGGCAATCCTCAATTAAGACTTCCAAACAATGCTCACTTTACATTTCTTGGCATAAACGGTGAAGATCTTATTATCAAACTTGATGAACATGGAATTGCGGCATCAACGGGATCTGCATGTTCTGTTAATACACAAAGAGCCTCACATGTATTACAAGCCATGGGATTTTCACATGAACAGATAACAGGTTCTCTGAGATTAACTGTTGGGATTTTTAATAATAAGAATGAAATTGATGAAACAGTAAATATTCTCAAAAAAATCGTTGAAGAACTTAGATCATTTTCACCATTCAAAGAAAAATATTCTTTTGTTTCTAAAACTTAG
- the larE gene encoding ATP-dependent sacrificial sulfur transferase LarE, whose amino-acid sequence MTHLNDLVNWFEGKNKVMIALSGGVDSALVAYAAFKKLGSSAIAVTADYKTLSKEELETAKQICSEIGIQQILLDYDELKNEDFAKNDLKRCFHCRLELGDHLIKLAKENNVEIIVDGTNIDDLGDYRPGIEALKQNGIRSPLVETNFSKSQIREAAKFVGLSVFNKPSNSCLASRIPWGQRVTAEKLTRIELAEGIVKQLTNLDHVRVRDLNGLAKIEVDKEMIYLFDDNIILEHITEKLKMIGFTDVKVDQEGYRPGKINVIAD is encoded by the coding sequence ATGACTCATCTTAATGATCTTGTAAATTGGTTTGAGGGTAAAAACAAAGTAATGATCGCTTTATCTGGCGGTGTTGATAGCGCTCTTGTTGCATATGCTGCATTTAAAAAATTAGGCTCTTCTGCTATTGCAGTTACTGCTGACTATAAAACACTCTCAAAAGAAGAACTTGAAACTGCTAAACAGATATGCTCTGAGATTGGAATTCAACAAATTTTGTTGGATTATGATGAACTAAAAAATGAAGACTTTGCAAAAAATGATTTAAAACGATGTTTTCATTGTAGACTGGAATTAGGTGATCATTTGATAAAGTTGGCAAAAGAAAATAATGTTGAGATTATAGTTGATGGAACAAATATTGATGATTTGGGAGATTATAGGCCTGGAATTGAAGCTCTTAAACAAAATGGGATTAGAAGTCCACTAGTGGAGACTAACTTTTCAAAATCACAAATTAGAGAAGCAGCAAAATTTGTAGGTTTATCTGTTTTTAACAAGCCATCAAATTCATGTTTAGCTTCGCGAATTCCTTGGGGTCAAAGGGTTACTGCTGAAAAGTTAACTCGAATTGAATTAGCAGAAGGCATTGTTAAACAACTCACAAATCTAGATCATGTTAGAGTACGTGATCTAAATGGCTTAGCAAAAATTGAAGTTGATAAGGAAATGATCTATTTGTTTGATGATAATATAATCTTGGAACATATTACTGAAAAATTAAAGATGATTGGTTTTACTGATGTTAAAGTAGATCAAGAAGGATATAGACCTGGAAAAATAAATGTGATTGCAGATTGA
- the larB gene encoding nickel pincer cofactor biosynthesis protein LarB, whose translation MELQEILESLKAGKTSVSNAKKLLSLYTIEEVEEFAKIDINRRKRRGIPEVIFAETKQLEETKKIIEKTLEKTNVVIVSRLKKNDYPKIIEFAKKLKVKIEIGKNSSSLLLFKNPIKFHGGKVGILTAGTSDIGVAEESRLMCQAMNCKCITSYDVGVAGIQRIFPVLKKMIKEDVDCIIVAAGMEGALATLVSTMVDIPIIGIPTSVGYGYGGKGIAALASMLQSCSLGLSVVNIDNGIAAGGIAANIANRASKKHPIHNLKK comes from the coding sequence TTGGAACTTCAAGAAATTTTAGAGTCATTAAAGGCAGGTAAGACCTCAGTTAGTAATGCAAAAAAGCTCCTTTCACTATACACAATTGAAGAAGTCGAAGAGTTTGCAAAAATCGATATTAACCGAAGAAAAAGAAGAGGTATTCCAGAAGTAATTTTTGCTGAAACAAAACAATTAGAGGAGACTAAAAAAATTATTGAAAAAACTCTAGAGAAAACAAATGTAGTAATCGTGTCAAGACTTAAGAAAAACGACTATCCAAAGATCATAGAGTTTGCAAAGAAATTAAAAGTCAAAATAGAGATTGGGAAAAATTCATCGTCGTTATTGCTATTCAAAAACCCAATTAAATTTCACGGGGGAAAAGTTGGAATTTTAACTGCAGGTACATCCGATATTGGAGTTGCAGAAGAATCAAGATTAATGTGCCAAGCAATGAATTGTAAATGTATTACAAGTTATGATGTAGGAGTTGCAGGCATACAAAGAATTTTTCCAGTTTTGAAAAAAATGATAAAAGAAGATGTAGATTGCATAATAGTTGCTGCAGGAATGGAAGGGGCTTTAGCTACTCTTGTATCCACTATGGTAGATATTCCAATAATAGGAATTCCAACATCTGTAGGATATGGATATGGCGGAAAAGGCATAGCAGCACTTGCTTCAATGCTTCAAAGTTGTTCGTTAGGATTATCAGTTGTAAATATCGATAATGGAATTGCAGCTGGAGGAATAGCTGCAAACATTGCAAATAGAGCATCTAAAAAACATCCGATTCATAATTTAAAAAAATAA